One window of the Candidatus Zixiibacteriota bacterium genome contains the following:
- a CDS encoding ATP-binding protein has product MTIAVSEPEIEVESLQHLIGWFNQNSLELIREYRRLEERAQHLTRELESQHRELEKSLREREEARAYLLSVLESLNAGVLILGRDLQPTFANRRLNELAGEIDAERAGQLLGKTLAARLRRGDRSFLPLECEKMIQGPDGIVRPLHFVVSEVAAGGSRSDYVVIFQDTTTLKRLEAEAARTRRLASLGLMASELAHQVRNPLGGIELYASLLKENAVEDPRRAAEEILAAARRLHATLSRLLCFAAEPSISPDLLPVPLLMKDLLVECVPLFNDPPWSLAFAIQPGLPPIWGDRGLLVQALLNLVVNAKEAMPAGGRVQLKAEMAPFATMNGRIHRAVEIKVIDEGGGIPPENRERIFDPFFTTKKNGTGLGLALTHKIVHAHHGSIEVLSTPGRGSQFNVCLPAAEETRSDAEANPDC; this is encoded by the coding sequence ATGACTATTGCGGTCAGCGAACCGGAGATCGAGGTCGAGTCGCTCCAGCATCTCATCGGCTGGTTCAATCAGAACAGCCTGGAGTTGATTCGGGAATACCGCAGGCTCGAGGAGCGCGCTCAGCACCTGACGCGCGAGCTCGAAAGCCAGCACCGCGAGCTCGAAAAGAGCCTGCGGGAACGGGAAGAAGCCCGGGCGTATCTCCTCTCGGTGCTCGAAAGCCTCAACGCCGGGGTCCTCATCCTCGGTCGCGATCTGCAGCCGACGTTCGCCAATCGGCGCTTGAACGAGCTGGCGGGGGAAATCGACGCGGAGCGCGCCGGGCAGCTGCTGGGAAAAACACTGGCCGCCAGGCTCCGGCGCGGCGACAGGAGCTTTCTCCCTCTGGAATGCGAGAAGATGATTCAGGGACCCGACGGGATCGTGAGGCCGCTCCACTTCGTGGTCTCGGAGGTGGCGGCGGGAGGCTCCCGCAGCGACTACGTCGTGATTTTCCAGGACACCACCACGCTGAAGCGCCTCGAAGCGGAGGCCGCGCGGACGCGCCGGCTGGCTTCGCTAGGCCTGATGGCGTCGGAGCTCGCGCACCAGGTGCGAAATCCCCTCGGCGGGATCGAGCTCTACGCATCGCTGCTCAAGGAAAATGCGGTCGAGGACCCGCGGCGGGCGGCCGAGGAGATCCTCGCGGCCGCGCGCCGGCTGCACGCCACGCTCTCGCGCCTGCTGTGCTTCGCCGCGGAGCCGTCGATCTCCCCCGATCTCCTGCCGGTGCCTTTGCTGATGAAAGACCTGCTCGTGGAATGCGTACCGCTGTTCAATGATCCGCCGTGGTCGCTCGCGTTCGCCATTCAGCCCGGCCTGCCGCCGATCTGGGGCGACCGCGGTTTGCTGGTTCAGGCGCTGCTCAACCTCGTGGTCAACGCCAAGGAAGCGATGCCCGCGGGCGGGCGGGTGCAACTCAAAGCGGAAATGGCGCCTTTCGCCACGATGAACGGGCGGATCCACCGGGCCGTCGAGATCAAGGTCATCGACGAAGGCGGCGGCATTCCACCGGAGAACCGGGAGCGGATCTTCGACCCGTTCTTCACCACGAAAAAGAACGGGACCGGGCTTGGCCTGGCGCTGACGCACAAGATCGTCCACGCGCACCACGGCTCGATCGAAGTTCTGTCGAC
- a CDS encoding sigma 54-interacting transcriptional regulator: protein MDNRVLGAAQERGSEAFAAMVGESFAMRRIQELVRKMAQSDATVLITGESGTGKELAARAIHQFSHRRDSSFVPVNCGAIPEELLESELFGHVRGAFTGAIHARQGRFQLAHRGTLFLDEIGEMSPKLQVKLLRVLQERRFEPLGSDHPVQVDVRVVAATNRDLRAAVREGKFREDLFYRLNVLPLELPPLRERRGDIPLLVRHFLSLHGRRKGKGPLEIDPAAMQALESYEWAGNVRELENLIERLVVLNEDGVIRVGELPDYVLQPAARRSAAAAEVSLPDEGVDLDGVLESIENGFIRQALERSRGNKTAAAELLRLNRTTLIERLRKKGMLQPRLAPAGGGVGILTERYFSLTPPVAAAHGQTRGCA, encoded by the coding sequence ATGGACAATCGGGTTCTCGGAGCGGCGCAGGAAAGGGGCAGCGAAGCGTTTGCGGCGATGGTCGGGGAGAGCTTTGCCATGCGTCGGATCCAGGAGCTCGTCAGAAAGATGGCGCAAAGCGACGCCACGGTCCTGATCACCGGTGAAAGCGGGACCGGCAAGGAGCTTGCCGCCCGTGCAATCCACCAGTTCAGCCATCGACGCGACAGCTCGTTCGTTCCGGTCAACTGCGGGGCCATTCCCGAGGAGCTGCTCGAAAGCGAGCTGTTCGGCCACGTGCGCGGCGCGTTCACCGGCGCGATTCACGCCCGGCAAGGCCGCTTCCAGCTCGCCCACAGGGGGACTTTGTTCCTCGACGAGATCGGCGAGATGAGCCCGAAGCTGCAGGTGAAGTTGCTGCGCGTGCTGCAGGAGCGACGGTTCGAGCCGCTCGGAAGCGACCATCCGGTGCAGGTTGACGTCCGGGTCGTCGCGGCAACCAACCGGGACCTGCGGGCGGCGGTTCGTGAAGGGAAGTTTCGCGAGGATCTCTTCTATCGTCTGAACGTGCTTCCGCTGGAGCTTCCGCCGCTGCGCGAGCGCAGGGGCGACATCCCGCTTCTCGTCCGCCATTTCCTTTCGCTTCACGGGCGGCGCAAGGGCAAAGGGCCTCTCGAGATCGATCCCGCGGCGATGCAGGCCCTCGAAAGCTACGAATGGGCGGGAAACGTGCGCGAGCTGGAGAATCTCATCGAGCGGCTCGTGGTCCTGAACGAGGACGGGGTGATCCGGGTGGGCGAGCTGCCCGACTACGTGCTCCAGCCGGCGGCGCGGCGGAGCGCGGCGGCCGCCGAGGTATCGCTTCCCGACGAGGGCGTGGACCTCGACGGCGTCCTCGAAAGTATCGAAAACGGCTTCATTCGTCAGGCGCTCGAGCGCAGCCGCGGCAACAAGACCGCCGCCGCCGAGCTGCTCCGTTTGAATCGCACCACGTTGATCGAGCGCCTGCGCAAGAAGGGCATGCTGCAGCCGCGCCTGGCGCCCGCGGGCGGCGGCGTCGGGATCCTGACGGAGCGGTACTTTTCTTTGACACCGCCCGTGGCCGCGGCTCACGGGCAGACGCGAGGATGCGCCTGA
- a CDS encoding sigma 54-interacting transcriptional regulator, whose protein sequence is MAPTHPVSIIGEHPLMVKIKALVDRVAATDATVLVTGESGTGKEIVARALHASSARNHGPFVPVNCAAIPHDLLESELFGHVRGAFTGALGARAGMFQLADGGTLFLDEVGEMPLALQAKLLRVLQEREVRPIGADQSVPVDVRVIAATNKDLVREVEKGTFREDLFYRLQVIPIHLPPLRARRSDIPLMIDFFLERANRRHNSSVRIAPEVGIHLWEYDWPGNVRELENVIERMVLLCEGGRIEMQDLPPNIYNFVSDKKIPQPTLNGKELDLRTALKQFEYRLIDEALRLTDGNKAMAARMLKVKRTTLLAKLRNRDLRRDEVENKRLPLAS, encoded by the coding sequence ATGGCACCGACTCACCCCGTTTCGATCATCGGCGAGCATCCGCTCATGGTAAAGATCAAGGCTCTGGTCGACCGAGTTGCGGCTACGGACGCAACAGTGCTCGTAACCGGAGAAAGCGGGACCGGGAAAGAGATCGTCGCCCGCGCGCTCCATGCCTCCAGCGCCCGCAATCACGGGCCGTTCGTTCCCGTAAACTGTGCCGCGATCCCGCACGACCTGCTCGAAAGCGAGCTGTTCGGCCACGTGCGCGGCGCGTTCACCGGCGCGCTCGGCGCCCGCGCCGGCATGTTCCAGCTGGCCGACGGCGGCACGCTTTTCCTCGACGAGGTCGGGGAAATGCCGCTCGCGCTTCAGGCCAAGCTCCTCCGGGTTCTCCAGGAGCGTGAGGTCCGCCCGATCGGCGCCGACCAGAGCGTCCCGGTCGACGTCCGCGTGATCGCGGCGACGAACAAGGACCTGGTGCGCGAAGTCGAAAAAGGGACCTTCCGCGAGGATCTCTTTTACCGCCTCCAGGTGATTCCGATTCACCTGCCGCCGCTGCGGGCCCGCCGCTCGGACATTCCGCTGATGATCGATTTCTTCCTCGAGCGGGCGAACCGCCGGCACAACAGCTCGGTTCGCATTGCGCCCGAGGTGGGCATTCATCTATGGGAGTACGACTGGCCGGGAAACGTGCGCGAGCTGGAAAACGTGATCGAGCGGATGGTGCTCCTGTGCGAGGGGGGGCGGATCGAGATGCAGGACCTTCCTCCCAACATTTACAACTTCGTCTCCGACAAGAAGATTCCGCAGCCGACCCTCAACGGCAAAGAGCTGGACCTGCGGACCGCGCTCAAGCAGTTCGAGTACCGGCTCATCGACGAAGCCCTGCGCCTCACCGACGGGAACAAAGCCATGGCCGCGCGCATGCTCAAGGTCAAGCGAACCACGCTGCTCGCCAAACTGCGAAACCGAGACTTGAGGAGGGACGAGGTTGAGAACAAGCGACTTCCCCTTGCCAGCTAG
- a CDS encoding response regulator, giving the protein MVDDNKDLVEFLRRLLSHHGFDVRCAFSGAECLEAVRREPVDLIVLDVMMPKTDGLQVCAELKRTAPSIPVMLLTARDDLATRAAAMSLGASEFVAKPINVADFLARVGTQLEMRGWQKTIDAAFARTKGDDTPAGK; this is encoded by the coding sequence GTGGTCGACGACAACAAGGACCTGGTGGAGTTTCTCCGTCGCCTGCTCTCACACCACGGATTCGACGTGCGCTGCGCGTTCAGCGGCGCCGAATGCCTGGAAGCCGTACGGCGCGAGCCCGTCGACCTGATCGTTCTCGACGTGATGATGCCGAAGACCGACGGCCTCCAGGTGTGTGCCGAGCTCAAGCGCACCGCGCCTTCGATTCCCGTGATGCTCCTTACCGCGAGGGACGACCTTGCCACCCGAGCCGCCGCCATGTCGCTCGGAGCGAGCGAGTTCGTCGCCAAGCCGATCAACGTTGCGGATTTCCTCGCGCGCGTGGGAACCCAACTGGAGATGCGCGGCTGGCAGAAGACCATCGACGCCGCTTTTGCCAGAACGAAAGGAGACGACACGCCCGCGGGGAAATGA
- a CDS encoding Crp/Fnr family transcriptional regulator, which produces MQKTCLDCPHREEGFLKGVGEKACKEFSDGLARYSVAGRGKFIFHQGEPVTGVYLICRGVVKLTTVVPGGEEAIVDLAVPCSIISGVSDGAAASHPCAAVTTGGQVEIGRMGWRQLRLLGERHPALALQLARHFSENLFRLYRRVGMARLPVEQRVALLLEHLVNLLDRAGSEEEVVEIPLSNKELAQAVSTAPETLSRSLRDLRAKGILKVEKRTIRVRRKAMRQYLEKVNGEE; this is translated from the coding sequence ATGCAGAAAACCTGCCTCGACTGCCCGCACCGGGAGGAGGGGTTCCTGAAGGGAGTGGGGGAAAAAGCCTGCAAGGAATTTTCGGATGGGCTCGCCCGCTACTCGGTGGCCGGCAGGGGAAAGTTCATCTTCCATCAGGGCGAGCCGGTCACCGGAGTCTATCTCATTTGCCGCGGCGTCGTGAAATTGACGACGGTTGTGCCTGGAGGGGAGGAAGCGATCGTGGACCTAGCGGTCCCCTGCAGCATCATCAGCGGCGTCAGTGACGGCGCCGCGGCGAGCCATCCCTGTGCCGCGGTCACCACCGGGGGACAGGTCGAGATCGGACGGATGGGCTGGCGTCAGCTCCGGCTGCTCGGCGAGCGCCATCCCGCGCTCGCTCTCCAGCTCGCGCGCCATTTCTCGGAGAATCTGTTTCGCCTCTACCGGCGCGTCGGGATGGCAAGGCTGCCGGTCGAGCAACGGGTGGCGCTGTTGCTCGAGCATCTCGTGAACTTGTTGGACCGCGCCGGCTCGGAGGAAGAGGTCGTGGAGATCCCGCTTTCCAACAAGGAGCTCGCCCAGGCCGTTTCGACCGCCCCGGAAACGCTTTCCCGCAGCCTGCGCGACCTTCGCGCAAAAGGGATTCTCAAGGTGGAAAAAAGAACGATTCGCGTTCGCCGCAAGGCGATGAGACAATATCTCGAAAAGGTCAACGGCGAGGAGTGA